The Deltaproteobacteria bacterium genome window below encodes:
- a CDS encoding (2Fe-2S) ferredoxin domain-containing protein, with protein METKTSPYDLHVLVCTNTRANIEKRSCGPLGAEDVRAELKEWLKDEVAKRNSAASYSPDDAVKCRVNGSACLDFCSKGIAIAIYPFGTFLLKVDKSNLQDIKNQLMEHLDAIELGRVGPTGIGTGKSATDF; from the coding sequence ATGGAAACGAAAACTAGTCCGTACGATCTTCACGTTCTTGTTTGTACAAATACGCGCGCCAATATCGAAAAAAGATCCTGTGGCCCCTTGGGCGCGGAAGATGTTCGAGCGGAACTCAAAGAATGGCTGAAGGACGAAGTTGCAAAACGAAATTCCGCAGCATCATATTCGCCCGACGACGCGGTTAAATGCCGAGTGAATGGTTCGGCTTGTTTGGATTTTTGCTCAAAAGGGATCGCGATCGCCATCTACCCATTCGGCACATTCCTTTTGAAGGTCGATAAATCAAATCTTCAGGACATCAAGAATCAGCTGATGGAACACCTAGACGCTATTGAACTCGGTCGAGTCGGACCTACCGGAATCGGAACCGGAAAATCGGCAACTGATTTTTGA